The sequence CGGAGATGGAATAGGAATAGGGTCTTTATTGGTAATGTAGaatattttaatgtgcttttgttCTGAAGTAAAGATGGGGAAGTGAGTAACTTCTGCCTGCTAGAGGCACAGAAGGGTCCCTCAGCCCCCCACTGTTAATTAGCCGGGCAGAGAAGGACTTCCTCAGATGTCAGGGTGATGCTCGGTAACTGCTGAGCAGAGCACTGCTTGGATGTCACTCCTCAGTGCCTAACTATAAACAGGCAGTCAGAGACGCTGCTAtttgggggagagaggaggattTGATAAGCTATGTTTGCCGAAACTGGTCCTAGCGTTTTTCTGAATATACTCCCCGTCATCATGTCTATGTTTGTGAAGGAGAGAGGGACAGGGTTTTTCACATGCGCTGTCCAGTGATtatttctatttgaaaaatatattgatgttttgttttgctttccttgggCAGATGGACAGAAGAAGGTTCAAGAAGAATTTGACATAGACATGGACGCACCAGAGACAGAGCGGGCGGCCGTGGCGATACAGTCCCAGTTCAGgaaattccagaagaaaaaagcgGGGTCCCAGTCCTAGTAGCTACCTCACAGCTTAAATCAAAGTAATCCTGAAATGATTTAtcaagaaaatcagaaataacaCAAAGATGCATGTACAGAAATGATCAATATTTAAAACCCCATTGGCAGATAACAAACCATGAGCTTGTGTGTGACTTCATCCCAGGTGTTTCACACCCATTATACTCTGTAACTCACCATTTTACTTGATGTTGTAATAAAAAGTTAGGGTGAAGTAATTAAAGTGTCTGCCTTCATCTGTCTTTTCACATTAATCCAGCAAGCACGGTGTTACAGATGAACCCGGCCCAGATGCCTATTTTCCTCTTCACTTAAAGCTTGGAGACATAACAGCACCGTATGTTACAAGGCTTTTGCTGAGGGACGAGAGCACGTGCCTCAGCTGTGCTTACCTCATTTGGAGAATTCCTGCTGCCAGCCAAATGTGACACTAAAATTACTTTCCTGTAATGAGCTTAAAGTAAAAAGTTGCAGACAGAAGCTGGCACGAAGAGAAGAGGTGTGGGAAACcataagcttttatttttgtcttgcaaTTATGTCAATAACGTGGCTTAAGTGAGGAAATTGtcattttcctccctctttgGATGATGATGTTCAAATTGCCCAGCTTGGATGCGCATTGacttatggagaaaaaaaataagcaaaatacaaaaagcaaaatccaaTTCCAGAAAGCtttggaaggctttttttttttttttttttttttaacactattAGTAAAAATACAAACTGCTCCTCTAAACTGTTTTTGATGCAGCTGTTTACCCTCTACATACTCAGTAATTATTTCTATGCTATCTCTGtcttttcatattattttcagtatttgatGAGTAAATCATAAGACTCCCTGTCTCTATCTGTGCTATTTGTAATTTAAAGTGATTTTGTATGAGCCCCTTACTCTATCACTATGTTAGCCCAGTTTCTGATTAATAGAAAACAGCCACAACAATTTCAATTTTCTCCCTGCTGCAAAAGAGCAACAGACCAATTCCAGACTGAACCTATGTAAGGATCTTGCCTGGCTTCAGACGTGATCAGGAATTAGCTGCCTATATAGTGCACAGGGAAGgttcagaaaagattttaaaagtagCTTGTACTCAGAAAAGGGAGCTATTTAGATGGAGCAACTTGGGCATGCACTGCACAGATACGTCAAAAATCCCATCCTCGGCTTCATCAGCAGGCTTAGGGGTTCCAATAGGCATCTTCATCCCTGGGGAAATCAGAGACAGACATGTTTTCTAAAGGACTGGAGGTTATAGCAGTTCTTCAAGATAGCAGCATGAGCCTCACCTCTAGGCTGGTGGAGGCAGGCATACTGGCTGAGCAGTGGCAGCCTGCCTACCCTTAACTGAACAGCCTGAAGTTGAGATTGCTTCAAGTGTGAGAGGTTTAGGTATCATTCCCAGCTGTCTAGAGGCAttcatttcctcctctcccacctcccacaggcatatTCTGATCACCAGGACAGATCGTCAGGCCTCTCATATAAATTGGAAGCTACCAGTAAGGGGTGGGCATAGAGGGAAAGGAAATATCTCATGCTGGTGGCGATCGCTTCCTATGAGAACCCCCCATAGCAGCGATACTGACAAGGTGCAGAGCTGTGAGTGAAAGCCAGACTGCAAGATTGCGGAGGGAAGGCCCTCAGATTTACACAGGTTAAGGCACTTACGGTGCTGGGCAACAATTTAGTGAGAAGTCAAAATGTGATGGTCAGTGTTAGGAACTCTGGTACCGTGCTGGGTAGGGGCTCCCCTCAGAAATACTGGGCAGAGGAAGCCTGATGGATCCTGTGAGCAGTGCAGAAGGAATATGCAGAGAGAGCATGTGAGGTATTTAATACACACAGCAAAATGGGGCAGGAATGGACAggacttttaaaatctttgttcAGGGATAAGACCCTAAGTGCTGCCCAGACCCTGCCTTAGGCACCTCTGTCTGTCAGACCCTGGCCATATGCCTGACTCACTGCACAACACCTGTGAAGTCAGCATTCTCCAAGCTGCAACTGAGTGCTGCCACTCCAGGAGCATATTTTAGCATCGCTGTTGCTCTGCATTTATGAATTTCACAAATAAATCTCTAACaacactgctgctgtgctctaAGTGTAGTTTCTGGAGGCTACAGATTCTCCACTTACCTTTCACAGACTGCTCACCATCTAATAATCACCTCAgtgtaataatttaaaaattgtaatggGTTTGGATTGTGTTGGTGccattttgtttaaatgaacATATGTCTGTAATAAAGGACTACATTTGCGTTCTGCATTATGTCATGTGAAATAGCATGAGCTCTGTAATGGCTACTTAATTGAATAAAAAGTATGGGTAAGCACTAGGCTTTTATATTTGATCTGACATTCCTTGGACTTAAATTTCCTACACAACAGGAATAATCATATGGCTGGGacacaatgaaaacaattaCATTACTGAAGCACAGCAACAAGGGCTGTTAGTAAAGGAATTATGGCTCTTTCAGCAGCAGGGCTATTCTTTAATGTGAAGTTCAGAGCACATCTTACAAATACAGTCTTAATATACAGTGAAACATAATGAGGAAATAGTCAACTGGCATGATATTCATATTAATTGTGGCTGCCCTTGCCAGACAATTCcctttttataaaatgtttgcaTCATAGATTCAGCTCATCTTTCCAAAAGAGGAGAGCTTTCTTGCTCCCAAGTCTTGCTTTTCATCCTTTGTGCATATTGAAGGTGGcagtttttaatttcctttcttgtcACTAAATCATACTTTTCAAAGACCTCTCAGGGTGTTACTGAGGTGAGGAAAGGAGTTCAATTCAACCAGGAGCTCCACTAAGATGGGAAAAAGAGGACATTTACACATTCCAGGCATTAATTTGGGTCTTTAACGACCAAACACTCAACAAGCTCTCTATTTAACTGGCACTACATAGATGGCAGTAACCAAGTCATGAAAAGCAAGATTTAAATTAGGTGGATATCTTCGCTGAAATCCCATGAGTTCCTCTAGGTAACATGAAGGATTATTCAGAGCAGTATGTGTTACAGAAAACAGGGTTATCACTCCCACCACGTACACCTACATCCTCCCCAGACACATCTGCTTCTGCTCCAAATTACCTATCAGATTGTCCCAAAAGAGAATAACCTATGGTTGAATGATCAGAACAATTGCCTGAGCATTAGAAATCCTTTGTTCACATTGTTGCCTGGACCATGAAAATAGCCTGTAGAGCTAAACAGCAAAGGAGACTattagaaggaaagaaacactatcagaaagaacaagaatgCCCAAatgaggggaaagggaaaaaaaaaaaaagcaaaaattgtgATTTCTAACAAATTAAATGCAGAAAGGGAAGCCTGCAGCTTGCTGAACGTAGAGTTATAAATGAAACTTTCTTCAAGCCCTCCTCAAACTGGTAGCCTACAGAAGGACTGTGGGGATGCAGGCAAGCTGAGGTCTCGCAGAAAGTAGAAATTAATCTTGCATTAACGCTCACAGCAGAGGTTCCCACAACAGGGGTCTTTTTTATAATGCATCAACCTGAGGAATTCATTGTCAAACTGAAAAGTCAGTAGGAGAGAGTTTGGAGTAAACTGACAAAATGAATAATAACAGATTGCTGGGACTGGGTGGGATCCATCCACATCTTCTATAGGAACTCAGATACACAGAAGCTGTCTTGTTTAACCCTTCACACTGATCTCAATTCTAGGGGAATGAGCAGTGGCAAATAGATTTTAAGAAGGGTTCTAGGAGGATTTGTGGATTTATGAAGACTGTCTTTATTAGGTGGTTCTACAGAAGCTATGGTGTGCCATCATACAACCATAATAGAGCAACACTGGCCTGAGAGCAGTTGTAATTCACAAATCTTTTGGTGGTTGCTGATGGAGTAAACAGAGAGGTGGCTGATGACAACCCAGGTGCATCTGGATTTTCAAAAAGTTTAGAAAAggtcttttaaagaaattaggGAGTCTTGAAACAATTGATAAGGTCCTCTTGCAGTGAAATAACTGGTTAAGGAACAGGCGGCAAAAGGGTTCGATGGTatgcccagctctctcaggaGTGGGGTTTTGCCACTGGAACTCCAACAGCATGGGTTGTGCAATATCCTTACAAATCCCCTgaaaaaaaagggatgaaaaGCAAGGTGACAAATTGTGTTATCAATCCTTTCTACATGAAAAATCCCATTCCTCACTTCCTAGTTTTACAGAAGGCTTGCTGAGAGGACCCATGAGGAAAGAAAGATCACATCAGACCATTagcccagcctgtccctgcccaccccagggCTCTCCCACCTGCCCAGGACCCAAGATCACGCAAAGCCCCAGGGCCGTCTGCCTCTGCCCAAGTGAGGTTGCAGCAGGATTAatgctccagctccccacagccctgccctgcccggcccggccatGGGCCTTCGGCCCACCAGAAGGTCACAGGACCTATATAAATAAGTGGCCTTCACCTCCCCTTCCTTGCTGCTGCACCCTCAGTCACCCAAGCTGCATGCAGTGTGGATCAAAGCAAGCCTCGGCCAGCCTCTGTGTCTGCATTGCGGGGCAGAGACACTCCGGGAAGAGGGCAACCCATCTGAGTTGTGGGTGCTCTGTCTTGTGCCCCAGTGATTGCAAAGATCACCCCAAGCAGGTCCAGGGAGCGTGTGATGAGTTCCCTGATGGGTTCCCTGTGGGGCAGCGTTTCCGCCAGGCCTGCCTATTGGAGTGGATGTCAGCACAGCTGAGTAATCTGCTTCAGCCAAGGAGCAATACTTCAGCTCGTACAATGGCCTGCTTGAAATTGTTCCAAAGACCAATAGCCACGTGCAGCCGTGCCAATATGTCAGAGAAACCATTTACAGGAGTATGaaatggagagggaagggaggcagggaaTTGTTGGAGAAAAAGAGGAGTGCATTTGGGAAAGGATTGATAAGAGAGGTCTGCTGAAACTCCCTGACTTATCTGAAGGTGATTTTTATTCAGctcaggtaatttttttttttggttgtttgatTGTTTCATTTGAGTCTGCAagctgctctctgccagcttCTCCCCAGTGTGCCACACACTCTGTCGCAGCCATGCCATTGGGCTTAGCGCTGACTGCAGACCTGCAGTGGCAAGGCAACAGTCTGGGAACCCTCAAAATCAAGAATCTTGGGGGCGGTTCACTGAATAGATGTTGTTTCCATGTCCATGTTACACATCCCCTGCTCCCAAAACGCAGCACCAGAACAGTGCGCAGTCTCTCGTAATGAGCCCTTGCATTTGGGTTGTTTCAGGACTACAAAGAAACAAGGGCTCTTCGAAGCaaagctggctgctgccagaAGGTATGTATGTACTCCAGTGAATCTTACCTGCCACGTAGTGTTTCCCAAACACTGGTCCCATTGGATCCAGAGGAAAAATGCAGCATAGTGGAGGCATTCCCAAGCAAGAATGGAAGCCATCCCTACAGCTGTGGTCCCTGCTCATCTACCTCAGAAGACCAGCTGGAGTGTGTCACAGTTTCTCGGTCACAAAAAACAAAGTTTGAGGAATATgtgtggaggagggaggaagtgGTACTCAACCAGGCTGTATAATGGCCCACTTCTGGGACATGGCTGTGGTGCACATCTCACCCCAGGTGGTGGTGTTCTCATTTAGACAGAACCGGAGGCCTCTGCATCTGAGTGGTATCTTAGGTGCCTTCTGCTACCCTCAGTTATTACCTGCCAGCTCCCATTTTAGACCTGGCAGCTGACTGTGGAAACTTCCAAAACAAAGTCACGGCGGTTCAGCTGAATCACCTCTGAAGGCCACTTGGGCTAGGTTGCTTAAAATGTCCGTAAAACCCACGAGCTAGCAGATGCCTTGCAGCATGGAGAAGCTTGCTAAGGTGTGTCCTGAAAGTCAGTGGTTTGTTGTGAGGCTAAAAGAGATGCTCAGACTCCAGTGTCATCTCAGTGCCATAACAGTATGGCAAAGCAGTCATGGCTTTGTATACGTTATTGACCATTTACTACTGACTGGTTTTGACCTGATCTGAAatcttttaaatgtgaaaatcattattttcttgCAATACTAAGAGAGATGACAAACTGCAGGCTTAACCTGAATaaatgattgtttttttctatatcAGCTTTAAGGTACACACTATACACATAAGCAAAGcatgatggggaaaaaaaggagtgtGTTCTTGCTATGGTTACATTAATATTTAGATGTCTATCCCCTCTAAATACTCAAATGCAAATATCCTTCCCCATCTGAAATCGACAGAATTGACTTGTGCTGGTTTATATGATCAAGGCAATCTTCACAGTGAAAATATCTAGGAAATTACCCTAAAAAGAGTACCCATGCCACTTCTAGTCCATTATAGTCTAGTCATGAATGGGTTATTTAGCCCAACTCCTAAATTGTGacagcgcttttttttttttttttcttttttaattatccCTGAACTCTCCCTGACAGATGGTCTCCTGCCTTTTAGTATCTCTAGTGATGGTGAGTCTAAAACCTTCCTTGGCAGCTTGTTCCATGGCTGAACTTTTCTAAAAGCTATAaagtttgtttgtatttaacctaaaccttccctccTGCCATTTCATTTGTTCCAGACCACCTATACTGAGTTTCCCTAACCTTATCTTGTAGATCTTCTTTTCCAAAccttttcatcatttttgttaTTCTCCTTTGAACTGCCAATTTATCTGTGtgtctgaaatgaaatgtaGCCATCCAAATTAAACTTAACTAGTGTCGAGCACAGTAGAATAATCATCTTGACTGTTTTATAAGTGACAATCCCCTTACCACAAATTTACATCTTTTGGTATTTTCCGTGACAACATTGTTTTGTTGGCTTATAGTCTAAACATAATTTCCCAGGAATCTGGAGCCTCTCTGAGCTCTCTGTCTAGTcaggatttttcctttctttatacaaatatattttttaaaagagactATACTGATTGTAAAACACCTTTCTTAACTTTATAGTCCCACTGCACCTCTGCAATACTGGGATGATACAGAAATCCATGTAAATGTCTTTATCTTCAATTCTTTGGCCTGCAAAATAGGCTGGAATTGTAACTGGTTCAGACTTTTTTATGCTTTCCCCTCCCCCATTATTAAATCATTACAATCAGGTGCAGGCTTCAGTGATCTCCAAATCaacctttattttttggaaGCTCAGGAAAGGTTTTAATGAATTCCTATTTTATTCTCACAAGCTAGTTTTTCTATACTTATGATGTTTAATTATTTGACAAGAAAAGTCTGAATAAGCATATCTAAATATAGCCCTTGAAATAAGCCTGAGAACTCTTGCCCCTTCTCAGTGCGTTGTGATTTAATGTTCTTTCACAAAGGCCAAGCTGATACTATTACTCACATTCAGTAGTAGTTTCCACCATAAATATTCCCACTGAAGTCTTCAGGACTAATGTGACACAGAGAGAGGGTGCTTGAGGGGATGACACATTGGCTTCATCAAGAGCACAAAGTATAGTGACTTTCTGAACTTACTTTGCAGCTTTTGGCAAAATGATGTCACTGTTtattgttgttgtgttttttttttctctttt comes from Anser cygnoides isolate HZ-2024a breed goose chromosome 1, Taihu_goose_T2T_genome, whole genome shotgun sequence and encodes:
- the PCP4 gene encoding calmodulin regulator protein PCP4; the encoded protein is MSERQGTGATNGKDKTSGENDGQKKVQEEFDIDMDAPETERAAVAIQSQFRKFQKKKAGSQS